In Desulfonatronum sp. SC1, one DNA window encodes the following:
- a CDS encoding nucleoside recognition domain-containing protein has product MPSSNPLSNALHAAQDFLRRNILAARQVCAVLFKIMIPVMIVMKLLQELGLVAVVGQVMGPMMELFGLPGPMGLVWATAMLTNLYAAAVVLITLLPEAPLTSAQVTVLATMMLIAHGLPVELSIARRSGARVRAQFVVRIGAAMLCGWLLHLGYGWLNWGTAPVQPSWIPDAPPTGLAAWMLREIRNLAGIAVIVLIMLMLLDVLKRLGVTDLMIRLLSPVLKSMGIGREAGTITIVGMTLGLSYGGGLIIHEARSGRIPAKDVFLALTFMGLCHSLIEDTLLMLLLGADVSGVLWARMAFSLAFLWILAWAVARLPESVINRLLIRSPTP; this is encoded by the coding sequence ATGCCCTCTTCTAACCCCTTGTCGAACGCTTTGCACGCCGCGCAAGACTTCCTGCGCCGCAACATCCTCGCCGCTCGGCAGGTCTGCGCCGTGCTGTTCAAGATTATGATTCCGGTGATGATCGTGATGAAGCTCTTGCAGGAACTGGGCCTGGTAGCCGTGGTCGGCCAGGTGATGGGGCCGATGATGGAACTGTTCGGACTGCCCGGCCCCATGGGGCTGGTCTGGGCCACGGCCATGCTGACCAACCTCTACGCCGCGGCGGTGGTCCTGATTACCCTGCTGCCGGAAGCGCCCCTGACCTCGGCCCAGGTCACGGTCCTGGCGACAATGATGCTCATCGCCCACGGTCTGCCCGTGGAACTGAGCATTGCCCGGCGTTCCGGAGCCCGGGTGCGCGCGCAATTTGTCGTGCGGATCGGTGCGGCCATGCTCTGCGGCTGGCTGCTGCATCTGGGCTATGGATGGCTGAATTGGGGTACGGCGCCGGTCCAGCCGTCCTGGATTCCGGACGCTCCGCCAACGGGCTTGGCGGCCTGGATGCTGCGGGAAATCCGCAATCTGGCGGGGATCGCGGTGATCGTATTGATCATGCTCATGCTTCTGGACGTGCTCAAGCGCCTGGGCGTCACGGACCTGATGATCCGCCTGCTCTCCCCGGTGCTTAAATCCATGGGCATCGGCCGGGAAGCGGGGACCATTACCATCGTCGGCATGACTCTGGGCCTGTCCTACGGCGGCGGGTTAATCATCCACGAAGCCCGCTCCGGACGTATTCCCGCAAAGGACGTCTTCCTGGCCCTGACCTTCATGGGCCTGTGCCACAGCCTGATCGAAGACACCCTGCTGATGCTCCTGCTGGGCGCGGACGTCAGCGGCGTGCTCTGGGCCAGAATGGCCTTCTCCCTGGCCTTCCTCTGGATCCTGGCCTGGGCCGTGGCCCGCCTCCCGGAATCGGTTATCAACAGGCTGCTGATCCGCTCCCCAACGCCCTGA
- a CDS encoding PAS domain S-box protein, with the protein MPEPTITARRFGARLRYLRTLRNMTQAELAAKVGLSPRQISRIEQGSSSPSFAVQEKFSQVLDVSMVNLFLFPDQEPPDHSPASKTVSSSEEDRSWRKDIRALKRIGVWTLGDEARRMRWSASVFDLLGYPPFSVKPTLKRFLKHVSPEKHDEVRRLVEYAKSGFGQGREGAILIRVEARSLGTRTVSIHVEQGQVESGMDMAALLVLQDVTDMTALAGTLMHNQEELENHVRKRSKDLALALEKYQQKAEEKAKAEHLQRIWGLMVRNSQDAQAFVDRSGTIVVVNEAYEQLVGVPAGKLHSACYADFLSRFWGEEFFEKEIRPHLDRALLRGVKAQLEGWVDYGRGPRFVKRTYMPCRHDRNIVGVVVTIHDLTDIMTVQEQLRHTEAALRAKIEELDCFFSISQDLLVIKQKNGYILRLSPAWEHLLGYPRSELEGYKYLRFIHPADQTDSVATFEKLSTAKYVRSLINRYRARDGGYRTIEWNLQAMGEFVYAVGRDITVRKQDEDALQQRDLLLELAATTALKLLRSSSPDQSFPSILTQLGLRTNTDRVYIFKNHQNESTGKLFSSQILEWSRTDVTPQIDNPMLQNVPLCDLTPRWVREMNAGNSIMGFVQDFPEQERLILEAQEIQSLLVVPIQVDGRFWGFLGFDSVRTPRIWSAAEESVLRIVAAAIGAAIPANSR; encoded by the coding sequence ATGCCTGAACCCACCATCACAGCGCGCCGATTCGGCGCGCGCCTGCGCTATTTGCGAACCTTGCGGAACATGACTCAAGCCGAACTGGCCGCCAAGGTGGGATTGAGTCCGCGTCAGATCAGCCGCATCGAACAGGGGTCGTCCTCACCGTCCTTCGCTGTGCAGGAAAAGTTCTCTCAGGTGTTGGACGTCAGCATGGTCAATCTGTTCCTGTTTCCGGACCAGGAACCTCCCGACCATTCCCCGGCCTCGAAAACAGTCTCATCTTCTGAGGAGGATCGTTCCTGGCGCAAGGATATCCGCGCTCTCAAGAGGATCGGCGTATGGACCCTGGGCGACGAGGCAAGGAGGATGCGCTGGAGCGCTTCGGTTTTCGACTTGTTGGGGTATCCGCCTTTTTCCGTCAAACCAACCCTGAAGCGTTTTCTGAAACATGTGTCTCCGGAAAAGCATGACGAGGTGCGACGACTCGTCGAGTACGCCAAATCAGGGTTCGGGCAAGGACGTGAAGGTGCCATCCTGATTCGGGTGGAAGCCAGGTCCCTGGGGACGCGAACCGTTTCCATCCATGTGGAACAAGGACAGGTCGAATCAGGGATGGATATGGCGGCTCTGTTGGTCCTCCAGGACGTCACGGACATGACGGCCTTGGCCGGAACCCTGATGCACAATCAGGAGGAATTGGAGAATCATGTCCGAAAACGAAGCAAGGATTTGGCCCTGGCTCTGGAAAAATATCAGCAAAAGGCCGAAGAAAAGGCGAAGGCCGAGCATCTTCAGCGCATCTGGGGGCTGATGGTGCGAAACTCCCAGGACGCCCAGGCCTTTGTCGACCGTTCCGGGACCATCGTCGTGGTCAATGAGGCGTATGAACAGCTTGTCGGCGTGCCGGCGGGCAAGCTCCACAGCGCCTGCTACGCCGATTTTCTCAGCCGATTCTGGGGAGAGGAGTTTTTCGAAAAGGAAATCCGACCCCACCTTGATCGGGCGTTGCTGCGAGGCGTCAAGGCCCAGCTCGAAGGCTGGGTGGATTATGGTCGCGGGCCGCGGTTCGTGAAGCGGACCTACATGCCGTGCCGGCACGACCGGAATATCGTGGGCGTGGTCGTGACGATCCACGACCTTACGGACATCATGACGGTCCAGGAGCAACTGCGCCATACCGAGGCGGCCCTGCGGGCCAAAATTGAAGAGTTGGACTGTTTTTTCTCGATTTCCCAGGATCTATTGGTAATCAAACAAAAAAACGGCTACATTCTGCGGCTCAGTCCGGCCTGGGAGCACCTCCTCGGCTACCCTCGGAGCGAACTGGAAGGTTATAAGTACCTTCGGTTCATTCACCCGGCAGACCAGACTGACAGCGTTGCCACCTTCGAAAAGCTGTCCACCGCCAAATACGTGCGGTCCCTCATCAACAGATATCGCGCCAGGGACGGCGGCTATCGAACCATCGAATGGAATCTACAGGCCATGGGCGAGTTCGTTTACGCCGTGGGCAGGGACATCACCGTCCGCAAGCAGGACGAGGACGCGTTGCAGCAGCGGGATCTGCTTCTGGAACTGGCGGCGACGACCGCGCTGAAGCTTCTACGTTCGTCGAGTCCGGACCAGAGCTTTCCGAGCATTTTAACCCAACTGGGTCTGCGCACGAATACGGACCGCGTCTACATCTTCAAAAATCACCAGAACGAATCGACCGGAAAGCTGTTTTCCAGCCAGATTCTGGAATGGTCCAGGACCGACGTGACCCCGCAGATCGACAATCCGATGCTGCAAAACGTCCCGCTTTGCGATCTTACCCCTCGCTGGGTGCGGGAAATGAACGCGGGGAACTCGATCATGGGATTCGTGCAGGATTTTCCGGAACAAGAAAGGCTCATTCTGGAGGCCCAGGAAATCCAAAGCCTGCTGGTGGTCCCGATTCAGGTGGATGGACGCTTCTGGGGCTTTCTCGGGTTCGACTCCGTGCGCACCCCCAGAATCTGGTCGGCGGCCGAGGAAAGCGTGCTACGCATCGTGGCCGCGGCCATCGGCGCGGCCATACCGGCGAATAGTCGCTAG
- a CDS encoding methyl-accepting chemotaxis protein, with amino-acid sequence MTIRMKLIIAGVAATIIPLLLIAGIAMWKAEQAEEIAADAVDQLARNQNEGVVSGVVAMVTSMQEVLEQKTISDLNVARDILRRTGRVHFAEETVQWQAINQFSREQINIRLPRMMVGDTWLGQNANVERYSPIVDDTRELVGGTATIFQRMNEAGDMLRVSTNVETLDGNRAIGTYIPARNPDGTPNRVLERVLAGQRFIGRAFVVNAWYVTAYEPIMDAGGRVVGVLYVGVPEESAESLRRQIMEIIVGETGYVFVLDSNGQYIISQHGGQDGESVWEARDADGRFFIQEMIAKAKALKPGEFAEDRYPWKNPGELKARMKTVSIAYFTPWDWTIGAGTFDEEIFQDVELIRTTNSQGRMVIWSVLAATLIAVVALWLLLASRITGPINRLMKYAQAVAGGDLHAQSDIDQRDEVGKLNRSIQSMVGALIEKMEEADVKTKEAEQKAAECNLATQEAEEAKRQAEQAKRDGMLQAAGRIEGVVEQVGSASEQLAAQVEQASRGAEEQRTRTGETATAMEEMNATVLEVAKNASQAAEASDQARTKAEDGAKVVSDSVVAINKVQSQAKEMKNNLSQLGQQAEQIGRIMNVIEDIADQTNLLALNAAIEAARAGDAGRGFAVVADEVRKLAEKTMNATKEVGEAISAIQQGTRNNIQGMDQSVAAIEDATQLANKSGEALKEILGLAEQAADQVRSIATAAEEQSATSEEINRGVEDINRIASETSEVMNQSAEAVSELARQGNELRELVRQLKQA; translated from the coding sequence ATGACCATTCGAATGAAGCTGATCATCGCTGGGGTGGCCGCGACCATCATTCCGCTGTTGCTTATCGCGGGTATCGCCATGTGGAAGGCCGAGCAGGCCGAGGAGATCGCGGCGGACGCGGTGGATCAGCTCGCAAGGAATCAGAATGAGGGCGTCGTGTCCGGGGTCGTGGCCATGGTCACCAGCATGCAGGAAGTGCTGGAGCAGAAGACCATCAGCGACCTAAACGTGGCCCGCGACATTCTGCGCCGGACCGGCCGAGTGCATTTCGCGGAGGAAACCGTGCAATGGCAAGCAATTAATCAATTTTCCCGGGAACAGATCAATATCCGCCTGCCGAGGATGATGGTCGGCGACACCTGGTTGGGCCAGAACGCCAACGTGGAACGTTACTCGCCGATTGTCGACGACACCCGTGAACTGGTCGGCGGAACCGCCACCATTTTCCAACGCATGAACGAGGCCGGAGACATGCTCCGGGTGAGCACCAACGTAGAGACCCTGGACGGAAACAGGGCCATCGGCACCTACATTCCGGCGCGCAATCCGGACGGGACCCCTAACCGGGTCCTGGAGCGCGTGTTGGCCGGGCAACGCTTTATCGGCCGGGCCTTCGTGGTAAACGCGTGGTACGTCACGGCTTACGAGCCGATCATGGACGCCGGAGGTCGGGTCGTGGGCGTGCTGTACGTCGGGGTGCCGGAGGAGAGCGCCGAGAGTCTGCGCCGACAGATCATGGAGATCATTGTGGGCGAGACCGGCTACGTGTTCGTGCTCGACTCCAACGGTCAGTATATCATCTCCCAGCACGGTGGACAGGACGGCGAAAGCGTGTGGGAGGCCAGGGACGCTGACGGGAGGTTCTTCATTCAGGAAATGATCGCCAAGGCCAAAGCCTTGAAACCCGGAGAATTCGCCGAAGATCGCTATCCCTGGAAAAATCCGGGGGAACTCAAAGCCCGGATGAAAACCGTCAGCATCGCTTACTTCACGCCTTGGGATTGGACCATCGGCGCGGGAACTTTCGACGAAGAAATTTTTCAGGATGTTGAACTGATCAGGACCACGAACAGCCAGGGCAGAATGGTCATCTGGAGCGTACTCGCGGCGACCTTAATTGCCGTGGTGGCCTTGTGGCTGCTGTTGGCCTCTCGGATCACCGGACCCATCAACCGTCTAATGAAATACGCTCAGGCCGTGGCCGGCGGAGACCTGCACGCTCAGTCCGACATCGACCAACGCGACGAGGTCGGGAAGCTGAACCGGAGCATTCAGTCCATGGTCGGCGCCTTGATCGAGAAAATGGAAGAGGCCGACGTCAAAACCAAGGAGGCGGAGCAGAAAGCCGCGGAATGCAACCTGGCTACCCAGGAAGCCGAGGAGGCCAAACGCCAAGCCGAACAGGCCAAGCGCGACGGCATGCTCCAGGCCGCCGGGCGCATTGAAGGCGTGGTGGAGCAGGTCGGTTCGGCCTCCGAACAGTTGGCGGCCCAAGTGGAGCAGGCCAGCCGGGGCGCGGAGGAGCAGCGGACCCGCACCGGTGAGACGGCCACGGCCATGGAGGAGATGAACGCCACGGTTCTGGAGGTGGCCAAGAATGCCTCCCAGGCCGCCGAGGCCTCGGATCAGGCCAGGACCAAGGCCGAGGATGGCGCGAAAGTGGTCAGCGACTCGGTCGTCGCCATCAACAAGGTTCAGAGCCAGGCCAAAGAGATGAAGAACAACCTCAGCCAGTTGGGCCAACAGGCCGAGCAAATCGGACGGATCATGAACGTGATCGAGGACATCGCGGACCAGACCAACCTCCTGGCCCTGAACGCGGCCATCGAGGCGGCCCGGGCCGGAGACGCGGGTCGCGGTTTCGCTGTGGTGGCCGACGAGGTTCGCAAGCTGGCGGAAAAGACCATGAATGCCACCAAGGAAGTGGGCGAAGCCATCTCCGCCATTCAGCAGGGCACCCGGAACAACATTCAGGGCATGGATCAGTCTGTGGCCGCCATTGAGGACGCCACGCAACTGGCCAACAAGTCGGGCGAAGCCTTGAAAGAAATCCTGGGTTTGGCCGAGCAGGCCGCGGATCAGGTCCGGTCCATCGCCACGGCGGCTGAAGAACAGTCCGCCACCAGTGAGGAAATCAACCGCGGGGTGGAGGACATCAACCGGATCGCTTCGGAAACCAGCGAGGTCATGAACCAGTCGGCCGAAGCCGTGTCCGAACTGGCCAGGCAGGGAAACGAACTGCGGGAGTTGGTCCGGCAACTGAAACAAGCCTGA
- a CDS encoding chemotaxis protein CheW: MGQENLVQKGPEAELLQLVTFHIGEEEFGVEILKVQEIIRMLGITRVPKAPDFVEGVINLRGKVIPIIDLRKRFGMTAQEHDKHTRIIVIEINKVIVGFVVDSVSEVLRIPANTVEPPPAIISGIESEYINGVGKLADRLLILLDLDRLLSRGEQNMLAGI, translated from the coding sequence ATGGGACAAGAGAACTTGGTTCAAAAAGGTCCGGAAGCCGAGCTGCTGCAACTGGTCACCTTCCACATCGGGGAAGAAGAATTCGGCGTGGAGATCCTCAAGGTCCAGGAAATCATCCGGATGTTGGGCATCACCAGGGTGCCCAAAGCTCCGGATTTCGTGGAAGGAGTGATCAACCTGCGGGGCAAGGTCATCCCTATCATCGATCTGCGCAAACGCTTCGGCATGACCGCCCAGGAACACGACAAGCACACCCGGATTATCGTCATCGAGATCAACAAGGTCATCGTCGGCTTCGTGGTGGATTCGGTTTCCGAAGTACTGCGCATCCCGGCGAACACGGTGGAACCGCCCCCGGCCATCATCTCGGGGATCGAGTCCGAATACATCAACGGCGTGGGCAAGCTGGCCGACAGACTACTGATCCTGTTGGACCTGGATCGCCTGTTGAGCCGGGGCGAACAAAACATGCTGGCCGGAATTTAA
- the carB gene encoding carbamoyl-phosphate synthase large subunit: protein MPKRTDLRRILLIGSGPIVIGQACEFDYSGTQALKALKEEGYEVILVNSNPATIMTDPELADKTYIEPIVPEVVAKIIARERPDALLPTLGGQTGLNTGLALAESGVLDQYGVELIGATQEAIRKAESREEFRQAMLNIGLQVPKSLIARNMDQVRQAAREISFPIIVRPAFTLGGTGGGVAYNQEDLESLAEQGLTASIKTEVMLEESVLGWKEFELEVMRDKNDNCVIICSIENLDPMGVHTGDSITVAPAQTLTDAEYQRMRNASLAIMREIGVETGGSNVQFAVNPKNGDLVVIEMNPRVSRSSALASKATGFPIAKIAAKLAVGYTLDELRNDITRETMASFEPAIDYCVIKIPRFTFEKFPGSQDYLTTSMKSVGETMAIGRTFKEALQKGMRSLEVGVTGLSSDLSQSVPDHETILSGLRLPHSKRLFVLRQALVAGLSETEIVEATGIDPWFIRQIAEIVVFESELKRFALAENLSSANPNMADILRRAKEMGFSDAQLAAAWKWAESDIRKLRQDLGVLPAYKLVDTCAAEFEAYTPYYYSTYEQESETRTSDRRKVVILGGGPNRIGQGIEFDYCCVHASYALREMGLESIMVNSNPETVSTDYDTSDRLYFEPLTFEDVLNIVETEKPEGVIVQFGGQTPLNLAVPLMRAGVPILGTSPDSIDRAEDRERFQALLQKLNLRQPANGTAMTPDEAIVIAGRIDYPVVVRPSYVLGGRAMEIVFDEAQLRSYFTEAAQVCPGHPILIDKFLQHAIEVDVDALSDGQDTLVAGIMEHIEEAGIHSGDSACVLPPHTLPEEIIAEIRRQTEALARELGVIGLMNIQFAVQDGTIYILEVNPRASRTAPFVSKATGLPLAKLATRIMLGQKLKDLGIPDQVPLKYISVKESVFPFRRFPGVDVLLGPEMRSTGEVMGIDESFGLAFMKSQLAAGQRLPESGTVFISVNDADKQDVLPVAKIFQELGFRILATKGTAGLLQEHGLTAEQVFKVHEGRPHVVDHIKNKAIDLVINTSSGKKTVHDSSSIRQTTLLYGIPYTTTLAGAKAMAQALQELKGRGMEVKSLQEYHRG from the coding sequence ATGCCCAAACGAACCGATCTTCGCCGCATTCTACTCATCGGCTCCGGCCCCATCGTCATCGGTCAGGCCTGTGAATTCGACTATTCCGGCACCCAGGCCCTCAAGGCCCTGAAGGAAGAAGGCTACGAAGTCATCCTGGTCAATTCCAATCCGGCCACGATCATGACCGATCCCGAACTGGCCGATAAAACCTATATTGAGCCTATTGTTCCGGAGGTGGTGGCCAAGATCATCGCCCGGGAACGTCCGGACGCCTTGCTGCCCACCCTGGGCGGCCAGACCGGCTTGAACACGGGGCTGGCCCTGGCCGAATCCGGGGTCCTGGACCAGTACGGCGTGGAACTCATCGGCGCCACCCAGGAGGCCATTCGCAAGGCCGAAAGCCGGGAGGAATTTCGCCAGGCCATGCTCAACATCGGCTTGCAGGTTCCCAAGAGCCTGATCGCCCGGAATATGGACCAAGTCCGCCAAGCGGCACGGGAGATCAGTTTTCCGATCATCGTCCGCCCGGCCTTTACCCTGGGCGGCACCGGCGGCGGCGTGGCCTACAACCAGGAGGATCTGGAATCCTTGGCCGAACAGGGCCTGACCGCCAGTATAAAAACCGAAGTGATGCTCGAAGAGTCCGTGCTGGGCTGGAAAGAGTTCGAGTTGGAGGTGATGCGGGACAAGAACGACAACTGCGTGATCATCTGCTCCATCGAGAATCTGGACCCCATGGGTGTGCATACCGGAGACTCCATCACCGTGGCCCCTGCCCAGACCCTGACCGACGCCGAATACCAGAGGATGCGCAACGCATCCCTGGCCATCATGCGCGAGATCGGCGTGGAGACCGGCGGCTCCAACGTCCAGTTCGCGGTCAATCCGAAAAATGGCGACCTCGTGGTCATCGAGATGAACCCCCGGGTCTCCCGCTCCTCGGCCCTGGCCTCCAAGGCCACCGGCTTCCCCATTGCCAAGATCGCGGCCAAGCTGGCCGTGGGATATACCCTGGACGAACTGCGCAACGACATCACCCGGGAAACCATGGCCTCCTTCGAGCCGGCCATTGACTACTGCGTGATCAAGATCCCCCGGTTCACCTTCGAGAAATTTCCCGGCTCCCAGGACTACCTGACCACGTCCATGAAGAGCGTGGGCGAGACCATGGCCATTGGCCGGACCTTCAAGGAAGCCCTGCAAAAAGGCATGCGTTCACTGGAAGTCGGAGTCACTGGGCTCAGCTCGGATCTTTCTCAGTCCGTCCCGGACCACGAAACCATTCTCAGCGGACTGCGTCTGCCCCACTCCAAGCGTCTGTTCGTCCTGCGCCAGGCCCTGGTGGCCGGACTCAGCGAAACCGAAATCGTGGAGGCCACGGGCATTGATCCGTGGTTCATCCGCCAGATCGCGGAGATCGTCGTCTTTGAGAGCGAACTGAAGCGATTCGCTCTGGCCGAGAACCTCTCCTCGGCCAACCCGAACATGGCGGACATCCTGCGCCGGGCCAAGGAGATGGGCTTTTCCGACGCCCAACTGGCCGCGGCCTGGAAATGGGCCGAGTCGGACATCCGCAAGCTGCGCCAGGATCTGGGCGTCCTGCCCGCCTACAAGCTGGTGGACACCTGCGCCGCGGAATTCGAGGCCTACACTCCCTATTATTATTCCACCTACGAGCAGGAAAGCGAAACTCGTACCAGCGACCGGCGCAAGGTGGTCATCCTCGGCGGCGGCCCGAACCGCATCGGCCAGGGCATCGAGTTCGACTACTGCTGCGTCCATGCTTCGTACGCCCTGCGGGAGATGGGCTTGGAATCGATCATGGTCAACTCCAACCCCGAAACCGTGAGCACGGACTACGACACTTCGGACCGCCTCTATTTCGAGCCCCTGACCTTCGAGGACGTCCTGAACATCGTGGAGACCGAGAAGCCCGAGGGGGTGATCGTCCAGTTCGGGGGGCAGACACCGTTGAACCTGGCCGTGCCCCTGATGCGCGCCGGGGTGCCGATTCTGGGCACCAGCCCGGACAGCATCGACCGGGCCGAGGACCGGGAACGCTTCCAGGCCCTGCTCCAGAAGCTGAATCTCCGCCAACCGGCCAACGGCACGGCCATGACCCCGGACGAGGCCATCGTCATCGCCGGACGCATCGACTATCCGGTGGTGGTCCGGCCCTCCTACGTGCTCGGCGGACGGGCCATGGAAATCGTCTTTGACGAGGCCCAGTTGCGCTCCTACTTCACCGAGGCGGCCCAGGTCTGCCCTGGGCACCCGATTCTCATCGATAAATTCCTGCAACACGCCATCGAAGTGGACGTGGACGCCCTGAGCGACGGCCAGGATACGCTGGTGGCCGGGATCATGGAGCACATCGAGGAAGCCGGAATCCATTCCGGCGACTCGGCCTGCGTCCTGCCCCCGCACACCCTGCCCGAGGAGATCATCGCCGAAATCCGCCGCCAGACCGAAGCCCTGGCCCGGGAGTTGGGCGTGATCGGGCTGATGAACATCCAGTTCGCGGTCCAGGACGGGACGATCTATATTCTAGAGGTCAACCCCCGGGCCTCGCGCACCGCGCCCTTCGTGAGCAAGGCCACCGGCCTGCCCCTGGCCAAGCTGGCCACCCGAATCATGCTCGGCCAGAAGCTGAAGGACCTGGGCATCCCGGACCAGGTTCCACTGAAATACATCTCGGTCAAGGAATCCGTCTTTCCGTTCCGGCGCTTTCCCGGTGTGGACGTGCTCCTGGGACCGGAAATGCGCTCCACCGGGGAGGTCATGGGCATTGACGAGAGCTTCGGCTTGGCCTTCATGAAGAGCCAGCTCGCTGCGGGCCAACGCTTGCCCGAATCCGGCACGGTGTTCATCTCCGTGAACGACGCGGACAAGCAGGACGTCCTGCCCGTGGCCAAAATATTCCAGGAACTGGGCTTCCGCATTCTGGCCACCAAGGGCACCGCCGGCCTGCTTCAGGAACATGGCCTGACCGCGGAGCAAGTCTTCAAGGTCCACGAGGGCCGTCCCCACGTGGTGGACCATATCAAAAACAAGGCCATCGACCTTGTGATCAACACCTCCTCCGGGAAGAAAACCGTGCACGACTCCTCCTCCATCCGGCAAACCACCCTGCTCTACGGCATCCCCTACACCACCACCCTGGCCGGCGCCAAAGCCATGGCCCAGGCCCTCCAGGAACTCAAAGGCCGGGGTATGGAAGTAAAGAGCTTGCAAGAGTATCATCGAGGCTGA
- the purF gene encoding amidophosphoribosyltransferase, whose protein sequence is MKREYCGLVGISGHPEAARMAYFGLYALQHRGQESAGIVTWDGIKLREQRGMGLVADVFNERHLGKELKGSTAVGHTRYSTTGASLLRNAQPFMVRFGEYRLAIGHNGNLVNAQALRQELEEQGSIFQTTMDSEVIVHLIARNLNGKSLEEAVALACSRIQGAYSLVILANNKLIALRDPLGFRPLALGRMGDAYVVASETCAFDLLEAEYLRCIEPGEMVVIEDHGLSSRRFAEAAPSKSCIFELVYFARPDSLVFGREVYAARKRMGELLAQEAPVDADFIMPFPDSGMYAAVGYAQASGMPFELGMIRNHYIGRTFIQPSQDMRDFGVRVKLNPVRSLIKNKRLVIIEDSIVRGTTIRTRVKKLREMGAREIHMRVSCPPIRHPCYFGIDFSSKGELIASNHPVPDIARYIGLDSLHYLSIDGLLNSVGKDMGYCLACFDGRYPVDVDPACSKMCLEDKCCG, encoded by the coding sequence ATGAAACGAGAATACTGCGGACTCGTCGGCATTTCCGGGCATCCGGAAGCGGCCAGGATGGCCTATTTCGGACTGTACGCCTTGCAGCATCGCGGCCAGGAAAGCGCGGGCATCGTAACCTGGGACGGGATCAAGCTCCGGGAGCAGCGGGGCATGGGCCTAGTGGCCGACGTGTTCAACGAGCGCCATCTGGGCAAGGAACTCAAGGGCTCCACCGCGGTTGGCCACACCCGTTACTCCACCACCGGAGCCTCCCTGCTGCGCAACGCCCAGCCCTTCATGGTCCGCTTCGGGGAATACCGTCTGGCCATCGGGCACAACGGGAACCTAGTCAACGCCCAGGCCTTGCGTCAGGAACTGGAAGAGCAAGGGTCCATCTTTCAGACCACCATGGACAGCGAGGTCATTGTTCACCTGATCGCCCGGAACCTGAACGGCAAAAGCCTGGAAGAAGCCGTCGCCCTGGCCTGCTCCCGGATCCAAGGGGCCTACTCACTGGTCATTCTGGCCAACAACAAGCTCATCGCCCTGCGCGACCCCCTGGGCTTTCGCCCCCTGGCCCTGGGCCGGATGGGCGACGCCTACGTGGTAGCCTCGGAAACCTGCGCCTTCGACCTGCTGGAGGCGGAATACCTGCGATGCATCGAGCCCGGGGAGATGGTGGTCATCGAGGATCACGGCCTCAGCTCGCGGCGCTTCGCCGAGGCCGCGCCTTCCAAGTCCTGCATCTTCGAGTTGGTCTATTTCGCGCGGCCGGACTCCCTGGTCTTCGGCCGGGAGGTCTACGCGGCCCGCAAGCGGATGGGGGAACTTCTGGCCCAGGAAGCTCCAGTGGACGCGGATTTCATCATGCCCTTCCCGGACTCCGGGATGTACGCCGCCGTGGGCTACGCCCAGGCTTCGGGCATGCCCTTCGAACTAGGCATGATCCGCAACCACTACATTGGGCGGACCTTCATCCAACCCTCCCAGGACATGCGGGACTTCGGCGTGCGCGTCAAACTCAATCCGGTCCGCTCGCTGATCAAGAACAAACGCCTGGTGATCATCGAGGACTCCATCGTCCGGGGCACGACCATCCGCACCAGGGTCAAGAAGCTGCGTGAGATGGGGGCCCGGGAGATCCACATGCGGGTCAGCTGCCCGCCCATCCGGCACCCCTGCTATTTCGGCATCGACTTCTCCTCCAAGGGAGAACTGATCGCCTCTAACCATCCGGTTCCGGACATCGCCCGCTACATCGGCCTGGACAGCCTGCACTACCTGAGCATCGACGGGCTGCTGAACTCCGTTGGCAAGGACATGGGCTACTGCCTGGCCTGCTTCGACGGCCGCTACCCGGTTGACGTGGACCCCGCCTGCTCCAAGATGTGTCTGGAGGACAAGTGTTGCGGATAA